In the genome of Pseudomonas sp. HS6, one region contains:
- a CDS encoding ABC transporter permease subunit, translating into MNKVFRHYIPASTRRLLPNRWDLIALPLVIGFLLFFSIGARETWAPIGSLQSEVVSLDPSNLPEYAMRTTLRMLAAMVASLVFTLLYGTLAAKSRRAEKLLVPVLDILQSVPVLGYISFTVTFFLLLFPGRVLGAELAAIFAIFTSQAWNMTFSFYQSLRMLPRDLVEVSTNLQLSGWQKFWKLDVPFAMPGLVWNMMMSMSGGWFFVVASEAITVGDQTITLPGIGSFLAMAIAQKDMHAVGYVILTMVVVILIYDQFLFRPLVAWADKFRMENTASQTAAPESWVLNLIQRTRLIQRILRPVTRAISRLGNMRLNLPRSARKVMASESPATTKAIDWIWGSLIGLLTAYALYHIVLYVGTEVTFAEVGHVLLMGLFTLLRVAGLIFIASLIWVPLGVMIGLRPALAEKIQPLAQFLAAFPANLLFPVFVIVILRYQLNPDIWLSPLIVLGTQWYILFNVIAGASAFPNDFKEAAANFRIRGWLWWRKVMLPGIFPYYVTGAITASGGAWNASIVSEFVSWGQDKVVAHGLGAYIAQTTAAGDFPKITLGVVVMSFFVVAFNRVVWRPMYAMAENKLRLN; encoded by the coding sequence ATGAACAAAGTGTTCCGCCACTACATCCCGGCCTCGACACGGCGCCTGTTGCCCAATCGCTGGGACTTGATCGCCCTGCCGCTGGTGATCGGCTTTTTGCTGTTTTTCTCCATCGGTGCCCGGGAAACCTGGGCCCCGATCGGTTCACTGCAAAGTGAAGTGGTCTCCCTGGACCCAAGCAATTTGCCCGAATACGCCATGCGCACCACCCTGCGCATGCTCGCGGCGATGGTTGCGTCGCTGGTGTTCACCCTGCTCTACGGCACGTTGGCCGCAAAAAGCCGCCGGGCCGAAAAACTCTTGGTACCGGTGCTGGACATCCTGCAATCGGTGCCGGTGCTGGGTTACATCTCCTTCACCGTGACCTTCTTTCTATTATTGTTTCCAGGCCGGGTACTGGGCGCGGAACTCGCCGCGATCTTTGCCATTTTCACCAGCCAGGCGTGGAACATGACCTTCAGCTTCTACCAGTCGCTGCGCATGCTGCCGCGGGATCTGGTGGAAGTGTCGACCAACCTGCAACTGTCCGGCTGGCAGAAGTTCTGGAAGCTCGACGTGCCCTTCGCCATGCCCGGACTGGTCTGGAACATGATGATGAGCATGTCCGGCGGCTGGTTCTTCGTGGTGGCATCCGAAGCGATCACCGTCGGCGACCAGACCATCACCCTGCCGGGGATCGGTTCGTTCCTGGCCATGGCCATCGCGCAAAAAGACATGCACGCGGTGGGCTACGTGATTCTGACGATGGTCGTGGTCATCCTGATCTATGACCAGTTCCTGTTCCGCCCGCTGGTTGCCTGGGCCGACAAGTTCCGTATGGAAAACACCGCATCGCAGACCGCCGCGCCGGAGTCCTGGGTACTGAATCTGATCCAGCGCACCCGGTTGATCCAGCGCATTTTGCGCCCCGTCACCCGCGCCATCAGCCGCCTCGGCAACATGCGCCTGAACCTGCCGCGTTCGGCGCGCAAAGTCATGGCCTCGGAAAGTCCCGCCACCACCAAGGCCATTGACTGGATCTGGGGCTCGCTGATCGGGTTGCTGACGGCGTATGCGCTCTATCACATCGTGCTGTATGTCGGCACCGAAGTGACGTTTGCCGAGGTCGGGCATGTGTTGCTGATGGGATTGTTTACCTTGCTGCGGGTGGCCGGGTTGATCTTCATCGCCTCGCTGATCTGGGTGCCGCTGGGCGTGATGATCGGCCTGCGTCCGGCGCTGGCCGAAAAAATCCAGCCGCTGGCGCAGTTCCTCGCGGCGTTCCCGGCCAACCTGCTGTTTCCGGTGTTCGTCATCGTGATCCTGCGTTACCAGTTGAACCCGGACATCTGGCTGAGCCCGCTGATCGTGCTGGGAACTCAGTGGTACATCCTGTTCAACGTGATTGCCGGGGCCAGTGCCTTCCCCAATGACTTCAAGGAAGCCGCCGCCAACTTCCGCATTCGCGGCTGGCTGTGGTGGCGCAAGGTCATGCTGCCGGGAATCTTCCCGTATTACGTGACCGGCGCCATCACCGCCTCGGGCGGTGCGTGGAACGCCAGCATCGTCTCCGAATTCGTTTCCTGGGGGCAGGACAAAGTCGTCGCCCACGGCCTGGGCGCCTACATCGCGCAAACCACGGCTGCCGGCGACTTCCCGAAAATCACCCTCGGCGTGGTGGTGATGTCGTTCTTTGTCGTGGCCTTCAATCGCGTGGTCTGGCGGCCGATGTACGCCATGGCCGAAAACAAACTTCGCCTGAACTGA
- the prpF gene encoding 2-methylaconitate cis-trans isomerase PrpF: MAHAPQIKIPATYMRGGTSKGVFFSLKDLPEAAQIPGPTRDALLLRVIGSPDPYDKQIDGMGGATSSTSKTVILSKSIKADHDVDYLFGQVSIDKPFVDWSGNCGNLSAAVGSFAISNGLVDASRIPHNGVAVVRVWQANIGKTIIAHVPITNGEVQETGDFELDGVTFPAAEVQVEFMDPAAEEEGGGGSMFPTGNLIDELEVPGVGTFKATMINAGIPTIFVNAEDIGYTGTELQSAINSDPKALQMFETIRAYGALRMGLISNLDEAAKRQHTPKVAFVAKPADYVASSGKAIGAGDVDLLVRALSMGKLHHAMMGTAAVAIGTAAAISGTLVNLAAGGVERNAVRFGHPSGTLRVGAEASLENGEWVVKKAIMSRSARVLMEGYVRVPGDSF, translated from the coding sequence ATGGCTCACGCACCGCAAATAAAGATCCCCGCCACCTACATGCGCGGCGGCACCAGCAAAGGCGTGTTTTTCAGTCTCAAGGACCTGCCCGAAGCGGCGCAGATTCCCGGCCCGACCCGCGATGCATTATTGCTGCGAGTAATCGGCAGTCCCGACCCCTACGACAAGCAGATCGACGGCATGGGCGGCGCCACGTCCAGCACCAGCAAAACCGTGATCCTGTCGAAAAGCATCAAGGCCGATCACGACGTCGATTACCTGTTCGGTCAGGTGTCCATCGACAAACCGTTCGTGGACTGGAGCGGTAACTGCGGCAACCTGTCGGCGGCGGTCGGCTCGTTCGCCATCAGCAACGGTCTGGTGGACGCCAGCCGCATTCCGCACAACGGCGTGGCGGTGGTTCGTGTGTGGCAGGCCAACATCGGCAAGACGATCATTGCCCATGTGCCGATCACCAACGGCGAAGTCCAGGAAACCGGTGATTTCGAACTCGACGGCGTGACCTTCCCGGCCGCCGAAGTCCAGGTGGAATTCATGGACCCGGCGGCGGAAGAAGAGGGCGGCGGTGGCTCGATGTTCCCCACCGGCAACCTGATCGACGAGCTGGAAGTGCCGGGTGTCGGCACGTTCAAGGCGACCATGATCAACGCGGGTATCCCGACGATCTTCGTCAACGCCGAAGACATCGGTTACACCGGCACCGAACTGCAAAGCGCGATCAACAGCGATCCGAAAGCGTTGCAGATGTTTGAGACCATTCGTGCTTATGGCGCGTTGCGCATGGGCCTGATCTCTAACCTCGACGAAGCCGCCAAGCGTCAGCACACGCCGAAGGTGGCGTTTGTCGCCAAGCCTGCGGATTACGTGGCCTCGAGTGGCAAAGCCATTGGCGCCGGTGATGTGGATTTGTTGGTGCGGGCGTTGTCGATGGGCAAATTGCACCACGCGATGATGGGGACGGCGGCGGTGGCGATTGGCACTGCAGCAGCTATCTCTGGGACGTTGGTGAACCTGGCGGCTGGTGGTGTTGAGCGGAATGCTGTGCGTTTTGGGCATCCGTCCGGGACGTTGCGTGTCGGGGCTGAGGCCAGTCTGGAAAACGGTGAGTGGGTTGTTAAGAAGGCGATTATGAGCCGCAGTGCGCGGGTTTTGATGGAAGGTTACGTCCGTGTGCCTGGCGACTCTTTTTAA
- the prpD gene encoding 2-methylcitrate dehydratase, with product MSANVDLNNRPDYDHVLQDIADYILTYKIESTEALDTARNCLMDTLGCGLLALRFPECTKHLGPIVEGTVVPFGARVPGTSYRLDPVKAAWDIGCIVRWLDYNDTWLAAEWGHPSDNLGGILAVADHLSQKRLANGEAPLTVRDVLEAMIMAHEIQGVIALENSFNRVGLDHVILVKVASTAVVAKLMGAHREQLLSALSHAFADGQALRTYRHAPNAGSRKSWAAGDASSRGVRLADIAMRGEMGIPGVLTAKQWGFYDVLFSHTNNDLALKPEDKRAFSFSRTFGSYVMENVLFKISFPAEFHAQTACEAAVTLHPQVRNRLHEIDRIVITTHESAIRIISKVGPLANAADRDHCIQYMTAVPLAFGNLVAEQYEDDFHKAHPVIDVLREKMVIVEDPRFTREYLEADKRSIANAVQVFFKDGSSTENVVVEYPIGHRRRRAEGIPLLEDKFRANLATRFTGQRSAEILALCKDQARLEATPVNRFVDLFVI from the coding sequence ATGAGCGCCAACGTCGACCTGAACAACCGCCCCGACTACGACCATGTCCTGCAAGACATCGCCGATTACATCCTTACCTACAAAATCGAATCCACCGAAGCCCTCGACACCGCCCGCAACTGCCTGATGGACACCCTGGGCTGCGGCCTGCTGGCCCTGCGTTTCCCCGAGTGCACCAAACACCTGGGCCCCATCGTCGAAGGCACCGTCGTGCCGTTCGGTGCGCGAGTCCCCGGCACCTCCTATCGCCTCGACCCGGTAAAAGCCGCGTGGGACATCGGCTGCATCGTGCGCTGGCTGGATTACAACGACACCTGGCTCGCCGCTGAATGGGGGCATCCGTCGGACAACCTCGGCGGGATTCTCGCGGTGGCCGATCACTTGTCGCAAAAGCGTCTGGCCAACGGCGAGGCACCGCTGACGGTGCGCGATGTGCTCGAAGCGATGATCATGGCCCACGAGATTCAGGGCGTGATCGCGCTGGAAAACTCCTTCAACCGCGTAGGCCTCGACCACGTGATTCTGGTGAAAGTGGCCTCGACAGCCGTTGTCGCCAAACTCATGGGCGCCCATCGTGAGCAGTTGCTGTCGGCGTTGTCCCACGCATTTGCCGACGGTCAGGCGTTGCGCACTTACCGGCATGCGCCGAATGCCGGTTCGCGAAAATCCTGGGCGGCGGGGGATGCGTCCAGTCGTGGCGTGCGTCTGGCGGATATCGCGATGCGTGGCGAAATGGGCATTCCCGGTGTGTTGACGGCGAAGCAGTGGGGTTTCTACGACGTGCTGTTCAGCCACACCAACAACGATCTGGCACTCAAGCCTGAAGACAAACGCGCCTTCAGTTTCTCGAGAACCTTCGGCAGTTACGTGATGGAAAACGTGCTGTTCAAGATCAGTTTTCCCGCCGAATTCCACGCGCAAACCGCCTGCGAAGCCGCCGTGACTCTGCATCCGCAGGTGCGCAATCGTCTGCATGAAATCGACCGGATCGTCATTACCACCCACGAATCGGCGATCCGCATCATTTCCAAGGTCGGGCCGCTGGCCAACGCCGCCGACCGTGATCACTGCATCCAGTACATGACCGCCGTGCCGCTGGCGTTCGGCAATCTGGTGGCGGAGCAGTACGAGGACGACTTCCACAAGGCCCATCCGGTCATCGATGTGCTGCGCGAGAAAATGGTCATCGTCGAGGACCCTCGCTTCACCCGCGAATACCTTGAAGCCGACAAGCGCTCGATTGCCAACGCGGTGCAGGTGTTTTTCAAGGACGGTTCCAGCACGGAAAACGTGGTGGTGGAATACCCGATCGGTCACCGTCGGCGCCGGGCCGAGGGCATTCCGTTGCTGGAGGACAAGTTCAGGGCAAACCTGGCCACGCGTTTCACCGGCCAGCGCAGCGCCGAGATCCTTGCGCTGTGCAAGGATCAGGCGCGGCTCGAGGCGACGCCGGTGAACCGTTTTGTCGACTTGTTCGTGATCTGA
- a CDS encoding pyruvate, water dikinase regulatory protein gives MKRSAFFISDGTGITAETLGQSLLAQFENITFSKFTRPYIDSVEKARAMVQQIDKAAETDGFRPIIFDTIVNQDIREILATSNGFMIDIFSTFLAPLEQELTEHSSYTVGKSHSIGHNSNYMERIEAVNFALDNDDGARTHYYDKADLILVGVSRCGKTPTCLYMAMQFGIRAANYPLTEDDMERLQLPAALRAHQHKLFGLTIDPDRLTAIRNERKPNSRYSSYAQCEFEVREVENLFRRENIPHINSTHFSVEEISAKILVEKGVERRFK, from the coding sequence ATGAAACGATCTGCTTTCTTTATCTCCGATGGCACCGGCATCACCGCCGAAACCCTGGGTCAAAGCCTTCTGGCGCAGTTCGAAAACATTACCTTCAGCAAATTCACGCGGCCCTACATCGACAGCGTGGAAAAAGCGCGGGCCATGGTACAACAAATCGATAAAGCCGCTGAAACCGACGGTTTCCGGCCGATCATCTTCGATACCATCGTCAATCAGGACATTCGTGAGATTCTCGCAACCTCCAATGGTTTCATGATCGACATCTTCTCGACCTTCCTCGCCCCGCTCGAGCAGGAACTGACCGAGCATTCTTCCTACACCGTCGGCAAATCCCACTCCATCGGCCACAACTCCAATTACATGGAGCGGATCGAGGCAGTGAACTTCGCCCTCGACAACGACGACGGCGCCCGCACGCACTATTACGACAAGGCCGACCTGATACTAGTGGGCGTGTCGCGTTGTGGTAAGACGCCGACGTGTCTGTACATGGCGATGCAGTTCGGCATCCGCGCGGCCAACTATCCGCTGACCGAAGATGACATGGAACGCCTGCAACTGCCGGCCGCCCTGCGTGCCCACCAGCACAAGCTGTTCGGCCTGACCATCGACCCGGATCGCCTCACCGCGATCCGCAACGAGCGCAAGCCCAACAGCCGCTATTCGAGCTACGCCCAGTGCGAATTCGAAGTGCGCGAGGTGGAGAACCTGTTCCGCCGCGAGAACATCCCGCACATCAACTCCACGCATTTTTCGGTGGAGGAGATTTCGGCAAAGATCCTGGTGGAAAAAGGCGTGGAACGGCGGTTCAAGTAA
- a CDS encoding AAA-associated domain-containing protein codes for MNTFTEHAGATPEIYSLTDVNRVFGKGKDELQVLSGVNLALHEGEIVGMLGRSGSGKSTLLRIIAGLIEPSSGEVLYNGKPLDGPAEGVAMVFQTFALFPWLTVLENVEAGLQALQVERKEARKRALAAIDLIGLDGFENAYPRELSGGMRQRVGFARGLVVNPTLLLMDEPFSALDVLTAETLRNDLLDLWSGKQLPIKSILIVTHNIEEAVLMCDRIMVLSSNPGRLVAEIKVPFAHPRNRLDPAFRQMVDDIYAQMTDRRSADASTGKPELKISSPLQEVSTNLMAGLIETLAAEPYNGHAGLPTVAERRLLEVDDLFPVAEMLEYLGFAELKGADITLTDAGKLFADYGTQERKTLFAEHLIRYIPLAARIHQVLLERNGHRAPRVRFEQELEDSLTEAFVEKNLEIVIAWGRYAEIFSYDDHTETFSLEDVEGSL; via the coding sequence ATGAATACCTTTACTGAACACGCTGGCGCCACACCCGAAATCTACTCGCTCACCGACGTCAACCGGGTATTTGGCAAGGGCAAGGACGAGCTGCAAGTGCTCAGCGGGGTCAACCTGGCCCTGCACGAAGGCGAAATCGTCGGCATGCTTGGCCGCTCAGGCTCAGGCAAATCGACTCTGCTGCGGATCATCGCCGGCCTGATCGAGCCTTCGTCCGGCGAAGTCCTGTACAACGGCAAACCGCTGGACGGCCCGGCAGAAGGCGTGGCCATGGTGTTCCAGACCTTTGCGCTGTTCCCGTGGTTGACGGTTCTGGAAAACGTCGAAGCCGGCCTGCAGGCCTTGCAGGTCGAACGCAAGGAAGCGCGCAAGCGAGCACTGGCGGCCATTGACCTGATCGGCCTCGACGGTTTCGAAAACGCCTACCCTCGCGAACTGTCCGGCGGCATGCGCCAGCGCGTGGGGTTCGCCCGCGGGCTGGTGGTCAACCCGACGCTGCTGCTGATGGACGAACCCTTCTCGGCGCTGGACGTGTTGACCGCCGAAACCCTGAGAAACGATCTGCTGGACTTGTGGAGCGGCAAGCAACTGCCGATCAAATCGATCCTGATCGTGACCCACAACATCGAAGAAGCGGTGCTGATGTGCGACCGCATTATGGTGCTGTCGTCCAACCCCGGGCGGCTGGTGGCGGAAATCAAGGTGCCCTTCGCCCATCCGCGCAATCGCCTGGACCCGGCGTTCCGGCAGATGGTCGATGACATCTACGCGCAGATGACCGACCGCCGCAGCGCCGACGCCAGCACCGGCAAACCGGAGTTGAAGATCAGCAGCCCGTTGCAGGAAGTGTCCACCAACCTGATGGCCGGTCTGATCGAAACCCTCGCAGCCGAACCCTATAACGGCCATGCCGGCCTGCCCACCGTGGCCGAGCGGCGCCTGCTGGAAGTGGACGATCTGTTTCCCGTGGCCGAGATGCTCGAATACCTGGGCTTCGCCGAACTCAAGGGCGCGGACATCACCCTGACCGACGCCGGTAAACTGTTCGCGGACTACGGCACCCAGGAACGCAAGACCCTGTTCGCCGAACACCTGATCCGCTACATACCGCTGGCCGCGCGGATCCACCAGGTGTTGCTGGAACGCAATGGTCACCGGGCACCGCGAGTACGTTTCGAGCAGGAACTGGAAGATTCGCTGACCGAAGCCTTCGTCGAGAAAAACCTGGAAATCGTGATTGCCTGGGGCCGTTACGCCGAGATTTTCTCCTACGACGACCACACCGAAACGTTCAGCCTGGAGGATGTCGAGGGCAGCCTGTAG
- the ppsA gene encoding phosphoenolpyruvate synthase: MVEYVVSLDKLGKHDVEHVGGKNASLGEMISNLAGAGVSVPGGFATTAQAYRDFLELSGLNQQIHDALDALDVDDVNALAKTGAQIRQWIMEAEFPEKLNAEIRTAFAALSAGNPDVAVAVRSSATAEDLPDASFAGQQETFLNIRGVENVIRAAKEVFASLFNDRAISYRVHQGFDHKLVALSAGVQRMVRSETGTAGVMFTLDTESGFRDVVFITGAYGLGETVVQGAVNPDEFYVHKGTLEAGRPAILRRNLGSKAIKMIYGDEAKAGRSVKTVDVDKAERARFCLTDAEVSELAKQAMIIEKHYGCPMDIEWAKDGDDGKLYIVQARPETVKSRTQANVMERYLLKETGTVLVEGRAIGQRIGAGKVRIIKDVSEMDKVQPGDVLVSDMTDPDWEPVMKRASAIVTNRGGRTCHAAIIARELGIPAVVGCGNATQLLKDGQGVTVSCAEGDTGYIFEGELGFDIKKNSVDAMPELPFKIMMNVGNPDRAFDFAQLPNAGVGLARLEFIINRMIGVHPKALLNYDGLPQEIKDSVDKRIAGYDDPVGFYVEKLVEGISTLAAAFAPKKVIVRLSDFKSNEYANLIGGKLYEPEEENPMLGFRGASRYISESFRDCFELECRALKRVRNEMGLTNVEIMVPFVRTLGEASQVVDLLAENGLARGDNGLRVIMMCELPSNAILAEEFLEFFDGFSIGSNDLTQLTLGLDRDSGIIAHLFDERNPAVKKLLANAIAACNKAGKYIGICGQGPSDHPDLAKWLMEQGIESVSLNPDSVLETWFFLAEGQAQA, encoded by the coding sequence TTGGTAGAGTACGTAGTTTCCCTCGATAAGCTCGGCAAACACGATGTTGAGCATGTGGGGGGCAAGAACGCATCCCTGGGCGAGATGATCAGTAACCTGGCCGGTGCCGGTGTTTCGGTCCCCGGCGGCTTCGCCACCACGGCGCAGGCCTATCGCGACTTTCTTGAGCTCAGCGGTCTGAACCAACAGATCCACGACGCGCTCGACGCCCTGGACGTCGATGACGTCAATGCCCTGGCCAAGACCGGCGCCCAGATCCGTCAATGGATCATGGAAGCCGAATTCCCTGAAAAACTGAATGCCGAGATCCGCACCGCGTTCGCCGCGCTGTCGGCCGGCAATCCTGACGTGGCCGTGGCCGTACGTTCCTCCGCCACCGCCGAAGACTTGCCGGACGCTTCGTTCGCCGGTCAGCAGGAAACCTTCCTGAACATCCGTGGCGTGGAAAACGTCATCCGCGCGGCCAAGGAAGTGTTCGCTTCCCTGTTCAACGACCGTGCCATCTCCTACCGCGTGCACCAGGGCTTCGACCACAAACTGGTCGCCCTGTCGGCTGGCGTGCAGCGCATGGTGCGTTCGGAAACCGGCACCGCCGGCGTGATGTTCACCCTCGATACCGAATCCGGCTTCCGTGACGTGGTGTTCATCACCGGCGCCTACGGCCTGGGCGAAACCGTCGTACAAGGCGCGGTGAATCCGGACGAATTCTACGTCCACAAGGGCACGCTGGAAGCCGGTCGCCCGGCAATCCTGCGCCGCAACCTGGGCAGCAAGGCCATCAAGATGATCTACGGCGACGAGGCCAAGGCCGGTCGTTCCGTGAAAACCGTTGATGTCGACAAGGCCGAACGTGCGCGTTTCTGCCTGACCGACGCTGAAGTCAGCGAGCTGGCCAAGCAGGCGATGATCATCGAGAAGCACTACGGCTGCCCGATGGACATCGAGTGGGCCAAGGACGGTGACGACGGCAAGCTGTACATCGTGCAGGCCCGTCCGGAAACCGTGAAGAGCCGCACCCAGGCCAACGTCATGGAACGTTACCTGCTGAAAGAAACCGGCACCGTGCTGGTGGAAGGTCGCGCCATCGGCCAGCGCATCGGCGCCGGCAAGGTGCGGATCATCAAAGACGTGTCCGAAATGGACAAGGTCCAGCCGGGCGACGTGCTGGTCTCCGACATGACCGACCCGGACTGGGAACCGGTCATGAAGCGCGCCAGCGCCATCGTCACCAACCGTGGCGGCCGTACCTGCCACGCGGCGATCATCGCCCGTGAGCTGGGGATTCCGGCCGTCGTCGGTTGCGGTAACGCCACCCAGCTGTTGAAGGATGGCCAGGGTGTGACCGTGTCCTGCGCCGAAGGCGACACCGGTTACATCTTCGAAGGTGAACTGGGCTTCGATATCAAGAAGAACTCCGTGGACGCCATGCCGGAGCTGCCGTTCAAGATCATGATGAACGTCGGTAACCCGGACCGCGCCTTCGACTTCGCGCAACTGCCGAACGCCGGTGTCGGCCTGGCCCGTCTGGAATTCATCATCAACCGCATGATCGGCGTCCACCCGAAAGCGCTGTTGAACTACGACGGCCTGCCACAGGAAATCAAGGACAGCGTCGACAAGCGCATCGCCGGCTACGACGATCCGGTCGGCTTCTATGTCGAAAAACTGGTTGAAGGCATCAGCACCCTCGCTGCTGCGTTCGCACCGAAGAAGGTCATCGTGCGTCTGTCGGACTTCAAGTCCAACGAATACGCCAACCTGATCGGCGGCAAACTGTACGAGCCGGAAGAAGAAAACCCGATGCTGGGCTTCCGTGGCGCTTCGCGTTACATCAGCGAATCCTTCCGTGACTGCTTCGAACTCGAGTGCCGCGCGCTGAAACGCGTGCGCAACGAGATGGGCCTGACCAACGTCGAAATCATGGTGCCGTTCGTGCGTACCCTGGGCGAAGCCAGCCAGGTTGTGGACCTGCTCGCCGAAAACGGCCTGGCCCGTGGCGACAACGGCCTGCGCGTGATCATGATGTGCGAACTGCCGTCCAACGCGATCCTGGCCGAAGAGTTCCTTGAGTTCTTCGACGGTTTCTCGATCGGTTCCAACGACCTGACTCAACTGACACTGGGTCTGGACCGTGATTCCGGGATCATCGCGCACCTGTTCGACGAGCGTAATCCGGCGGTCAAGAAGCTGCTGGCCAACGCGATTGCCGCGTGCAACAAGGCCGGCAAGTACATCGGCATCTGCGGTCAGGGTCCTTCGGACCACCCGGACCTCGCCAAGTGGCTGATGGAACAAGGCATCGAAAGCGTTTCGTTGAACCCGGATTCCGTACTGGAAACCTGGTTCTTCCTGGCTGAGGGTCAGGCGCAGGCCTGA
- a CDS encoding alpha/beta fold hydrolase: MQSSSDLFPVALISAERRGDLSEDVYRLKPGNSPDWSVEIAVTRLGMADEPATRGVPVILLHGSFSNRRFWFSPKGLGLGAYLTRLGFDVWIPEMRGHGLSQRNEDYRRNRVADYARYDLPAIAAFVREQSGQVPHWIGHSLGGITLAAALGGEYLGEPAVASAAFFGTQVSRTYWPLKIPPVEWSGRFILKRFAQLSGSRLKRGPEDEPIGLALESMRWYGLFGRFGDKDKDWWAGLADVQVPVLAVTAAGDHQDPAWACRKLFDQIGSEHKQFINLGHEQGFNDNFGHVEMLVSKAAQAEVWPLVARWLADQHTPLLGEKPDLAAAV, translated from the coding sequence ATGCAAAGCAGCAGTGACCTATTTCCTGTCGCCCTGATCAGCGCCGAACGACGCGGTGATCTGAGCGAAGACGTATACCGCTTGAAACCGGGCAACAGCCCTGATTGGTCCGTGGAAATCGCGGTGACCCGTCTCGGCATGGCCGATGAACCGGCGACACGCGGCGTACCGGTAATTTTGCTGCATGGCAGCTTTTCCAATCGGCGTTTCTGGTTCTCCCCGAAAGGGCTGGGGCTGGGCGCTTACCTGACGCGCCTGGGGTTCGATGTGTGGATTCCGGAAATGCGCGGTCACGGCCTGTCCCAGCGTAACGAGGACTATCGCCGCAACCGCGTCGCCGACTACGCCCGTTACGATCTGCCGGCCATCGCCGCGTTCGTGCGTGAGCAGAGCGGGCAGGTACCGCACTGGATCGGCCATTCGCTGGGTGGCATCACCCTCGCGGCAGCGCTGGGCGGCGAGTATCTGGGTGAACCGGCCGTGGCGTCGGCGGCGTTTTTCGGCACGCAGGTCAGCCGCACGTACTGGCCGCTGAAAATTCCACCAGTGGAGTGGAGCGGGCGCTTCATTCTCAAGCGATTCGCCCAGTTGTCCGGCTCGCGGCTCAAGCGTGGCCCGGAAGACGAGCCGATCGGCCTGGCCCTGGAAAGCATGCGCTGGTATGGCCTGTTCGGGCGTTTTGGCGACAAGGACAAGGATTGGTGGGCGGGGCTCGCTGATGTTCAGGTGCCTGTTTTGGCGGTGACGGCGGCTGGCGATCATCAGGATCCGGCGTGGGCCTGTCGCAAACTGTTCGATCAGATCGGTTCCGAGCACAAGCAATTCATCAATCTGGGGCATGAGCAGGGTTTCAACGACAATTTCGGCCATGTCGAGATGTTGGTGAGCAAGGCCGCCCAGGCTGAAGTCTGGCCACTGGTTGCGCGCTGGCTGGCGGATCAGCACACGCCGTTGCTGGGCGAAAAGCCCGATCTGGCAGCGGCTGTGTGA